One segment of Leptospiraceae bacterium DNA contains the following:
- the mfd gene encoding transcription-repair coupling factor: protein MKELLSHYSKKITESGFDSIYKKKGQFRFYGIPDSAVSFLASAVYESQSKKSSIIISANNTDSEILFREAMSFLPKESIAYLPGPEVIPYDYARYSRELKVDRINTLARVLNGERLLLFTSAIGFLKTLPAPKILMGKSITLKKGEEIDQADLLQSLVGLGYAREEICEEFGKFSVKGGVVDVYSPLSADPVRLDFFGDTLESIKSFDSNTQRSISELDKISILPVDEFLLSKKEWELYQKEINERGKGLKKPDLEMSHHTALEELVPVVHEPHGLLDYFKTDPVILFHRQNEVVDKVFQIEREYKSLFEKRKNDIICLPPEKLISFQKEYLTLTEKKEVSFHLIRPSELKENEIILPITETDSFKGKIRDVRDKIEAMKENSILLITSSFHAQTERLKGLFEKEKIKLLNPNSDEPELILFPTEPGAYLVLSELKNGFILPEENIHLWTENDIFGRSYKRKTKFKKTSSRAIQSFIDLREGDHVVHIHHGIGRFVKIEKVTADSKIRDFLKLEYSGGDTLFVPLDQISLVQRYVGGSDSPALDSLGRGTWKKKKERAQGIIDVLAEELLVMYSNRMKLQGYVFPKDTIWQEEFEAEFEYEETPDQLSAIEAVKADMESPRPMDRLVCGDVGYGKTEVAIRAAFKAVMAGKQVLFIAPTTILALQHFNTFSARFENYPVKIGMVSRFRTAKEVKESIAQFTRGELDLLIGTHALFSGNIKPKNLGLLIVDEEQRFGVNHKETIKKIKNLVDVLTLSATPIPRTLHMSLTGIRDLSIIETPPKNRQSVETFVLEDNEEIMKLAIEKELERGGQVFYLHNRVETIENEAKEIGKILPEISIGILHGQLSEDEVEETIMDFNNRKYDLMVTTTIIESGIDMPNVNTMIVRRADMFGLSQLYQIRGRVGRSGRKAYAYLFYPPNKSMTEQAEKRLNTISEYQELGAGFKVAMRDLEIRGAGNLLGTEQSGSIMEIGFDLYVQMLNEAVAKLKHEEIPIEVRTVVNLASSFYIPEDYIPDTKQKIEFYKRFEGALHLDEMDEIAIEMEDRFGKFPEVVETFLQLEKIRVLSSGLGFEFITEDNGEIKLKSGANFKGDPSKIMKLIVSKEGLSINPKEPSILRFKLKSQNERARLREVISLLQKLS, encoded by the coding sequence ATGAAAGAGCTTTTATCTCATTATAGTAAAAAAATCACGGAATCAGGTTTTGATTCAATTTATAAGAAGAAAGGGCAATTTCGATTTTACGGAATTCCTGATTCTGCAGTGTCTTTTTTGGCATCTGCGGTATATGAATCGCAATCTAAAAAATCTTCCATCATAATTTCTGCAAACAATACGGACTCGGAAATTTTATTTCGGGAGGCAATGAGTTTTTTACCCAAAGAAAGTATTGCCTATTTACCCGGACCGGAAGTGATTCCTTACGATTATGCGCGTTATTCTAGAGAGTTAAAAGTTGACCGGATTAATACATTAGCTCGTGTTTTAAATGGAGAGCGGTTACTTTTATTTACCTCTGCTATTGGATTCTTAAAAACTCTTCCAGCTCCTAAAATTTTAATGGGAAAATCTATTACTCTAAAAAAGGGAGAAGAGATCGACCAAGCAGACTTACTTCAATCGTTAGTTGGGCTAGGTTATGCGAGAGAAGAAATCTGCGAAGAGTTCGGAAAATTTTCTGTAAAAGGGGGAGTTGTTGACGTTTACTCTCCTTTATCCGCAGATCCTGTTCGATTGGATTTTTTTGGGGATACACTGGAGTCTATTAAATCCTTTGACTCTAACACACAACGTTCGATTTCGGAATTAGATAAAATTTCTATTTTACCAGTAGATGAATTTTTACTTTCCAAAAAAGAATGGGAACTTTACCAAAAAGAAATAAACGAGCGCGGAAAAGGTTTAAAAAAACCTGACTTAGAAATGTCTCATCATACCGCACTTGAAGAATTAGTTCCAGTGGTTCACGAACCTCATGGATTACTGGACTATTTTAAAACAGACCCTGTGATTTTATTTCATCGGCAAAATGAGGTAGTCGATAAAGTATTTCAGATTGAAAGAGAATACAAGTCTCTATTTGAAAAACGTAAAAATGATATTATATGTTTGCCTCCGGAAAAATTAATTTCCTTCCAGAAGGAATATTTAACTTTAACAGAAAAAAAAGAAGTTAGTTTTCATTTGATTCGCCCGAGTGAATTGAAGGAGAATGAAATTATCCTCCCGATTACAGAAACGGATTCCTTTAAAGGAAAAATCCGAGACGTGCGAGATAAAATTGAAGCGATGAAGGAAAATTCTATTTTACTTATCACTTCTTCTTTTCACGCTCAAACGGAAAGACTCAAAGGACTATTTGAAAAAGAAAAAATTAAACTTCTAAATCCAAACTCGGATGAACCGGAATTGATTTTATTTCCTACAGAACCGGGCGCGTATTTGGTATTATCCGAACTTAAAAATGGATTTATCCTTCCGGAAGAAAATATTCATCTTTGGACGGAAAATGATATTTTTGGAAGAAGTTATAAACGCAAAACCAAATTCAAAAAAACTTCCTCTCGAGCGATTCAAAGTTTTATCGACTTACGAGAAGGCGATCATGTAGTTCATATTCACCATGGGATTGGACGATTTGTAAAGATTGAGAAAGTAACTGCTGATTCTAAAATTCGAGATTTCCTAAAATTAGAATATTCCGGTGGGGATACTCTATTTGTGCCGCTCGATCAAATTTCTCTTGTACAAAGATATGTCGGTGGTTCTGATAGCCCAGCATTAGATAGCCTTGGACGCGGAACTTGGAAAAAGAAAAAGGAAAGAGCACAAGGAATCATTGATGTTCTCGCCGAGGAACTGCTTGTGATGTATTCCAATCGGATGAAGTTGCAGGGTTATGTATTTCCGAAAGATACAATTTGGCAAGAAGAGTTTGAAGCAGAATTTGAATACGAAGAAACTCCTGATCAACTTAGTGCTATCGAAGCTGTCAAAGCTGACATGGAGTCGCCGCGACCAATGGACAGGCTTGTGTGTGGAGACGTGGGTTACGGCAAAACGGAAGTAGCCATTCGCGCTGCTTTTAAAGCTGTGATGGCGGGTAAACAGGTGTTATTCATTGCTCCGACTACAATTCTTGCATTGCAACATTTTAATACTTTTTCTGCGCGGTTTGAAAACTACCCAGTAAAAATCGGAATGGTTTCTCGTTTTCGGACTGCAAAAGAAGTAAAAGAATCGATTGCACAATTCACCCGCGGAGAATTGGATTTACTCATCGGAACTCACGCTTTATTTTCGGGAAATATCAAGCCGAAAAATCTAGGTTTACTCATCGTTGACGAAGAGCAGAGATTTGGTGTAAACCACAAAGAAACAATCAAGAAAATCAAAAACCTAGTAGACGTATTAACGTTAAGCGCTACACCAATTCCTCGAACTCTGCATATGTCCCTCACAGGAATACGAGACTTATCGATTATTGAAACTCCTCCGAAGAATCGTCAAAGTGTAGAGACATTTGTCCTTGAAGACAACGAAGAAATCATGAAACTTGCTATCGAAAAAGAATTGGAGCGAGGTGGACAAGTTTTTTATTTGCATAACCGAGTTGAGACGATTGAAAATGAGGCAAAAGAAATTGGAAAAATTTTACCTGAAATTTCGATTGGAATTTTACACGGACAACTTAGTGAAGACGAAGTAGAAGAAACGATTATGGATTTTAATAATCGCAAGTATGATCTCATGGTGACAACAACTATCATCGAATCTGGGATTGATATGCCAAATGTCAATACGATGATCGTTAGGCGTGCAGATATGTTTGGTTTGTCACAGCTCTATCAAATCAGAGGTCGAGTAGGGCGTAGTGGTCGAAAGGCTTACGCGTATTTGTTTTATCCTCCAAATAAATCTATGACTGAACAAGCTGAAAAACGACTCAATACTATCTCCGAATACCAAGAATTAGGCGCTGGATTTAAAGTAGCCATGCGCGATTTAGAAATTCGTGGTGCGGGAAATTTACTCGGTACAGAACAAAGTGGATCGATCATGGAAATAGGATTTGATCTTTACGTCCAAATGTTAAATGAAGCAGTTGCCAAACTCAAACACGAAGAAATTCCAATCGAAGTTCGTACTGTTGTTAATCTTGCTTCTAGTTTTTATATTCCAGAAGATTATATCCCCGACACCAAACAAAAAATTGAATTCTACAAACGTTTTGAAGGCGCTCTTCACTTAGATGAAATGGATGAAATCGCTATTGAAATGGAAGACCGTTTCGGGAAATTTCCGGAAGTAGTTGAAACTTTTTTACAATTAGAAAAAATTCGTGTTCTGTCCTCCGGTCTTGGTTTTGAATTTATCACTGAGGATAATGGCGAAATCAAACTCAAATCCGGCGCAAACTTCAAAGGTGATCCTTCAAAAATTATGAAACTCATAGTCTCCAAAGAAGGTCTCTCGATTAACCCGAAAGAGCCAAGTATTTTGCGATTTAAACTTAAAAGCCAAAACGAGAGAGCGCGGTTACGGGAAGTTATTTCCTTATTACAAAAGCTTTCATAG
- a CDS encoding amidohydrolase family protein, protein MKNKLKILLFLSLFVNLVLAIFLFPKNQIRAKFFFYNILGYQTAKNPPSITNLVLVQDYDPISLLHSEDKRTSKLPIFPVMETHGHLGKFFKTSPEEVSKKLTELGIKQFVNLSFTTGEEFLKLKEEYSDPRIVHFTTFNWKRLEEENSIEKMLADLKKDIANGSRGIKLWKNFGLHLKKKNGERLKLDDPELDPIFQECEKQGLIISIHTVDPEAFFSPIDAKNERYEELLRHPEWSFYSSEFPSIETVLTERNNRFKRHPNLKFVALHFAEYANDLEKADKLLTENPNVFVDVAARIDELGRQPFKTKAFFQKFSERILFGVDGPPDRGKLEVYSRFLETNDEYFDYFPPHKPRKGFWKIYGLGLDKTTLENVYFKNAERLLKK, encoded by the coding sequence ATGAAAAATAAACTTAAAATTCTATTATTCCTTTCCCTTTTTGTGAACCTAGTCCTCGCTATTTTTCTATTCCCCAAAAATCAAATTCGAGCAAAGTTTTTCTTTTATAACATCCTAGGTTATCAAACAGCAAAAAATCCCCCCTCTATCACAAATTTAGTTTTGGTTCAAGATTATGATCCGATTTCCCTTTTGCATTCGGAAGATAAGCGAACTTCCAAATTACCAATTTTTCCGGTCATGGAGACTCATGGACACTTAGGGAAGTTTTTTAAAACATCTCCAGAAGAAGTTTCGAAAAAATTAACCGAGTTAGGAATTAAACAGTTTGTGAATCTAAGTTTTACAACTGGGGAAGAGTTTTTGAAGTTAAAAGAAGAATATTCTGATCCTAGAATTGTACATTTTACAACATTTAATTGGAAGAGACTAGAAGAGGAAAATTCTATCGAAAAAATGTTAGCCGACTTAAAAAAGGATATTGCAAATGGCTCTCGCGGAATTAAACTTTGGAAAAACTTCGGACTCCATTTAAAGAAAAAAAATGGAGAACGACTTAAACTTGACGATCCCGAACTAGATCCGATTTTCCAAGAATGTGAAAAACAAGGATTAATTATTTCTATTCATACTGTTGACCCAGAAGCATTCTTTTCTCCAATTGATGCGAAAAATGAACGTTATGAGGAACTTTTACGTCATCCAGAATGGTCTTTTTATTCGTCAGAATTTCCTTCCATTGAAACTGTTCTAACGGAACGAAATAATCGATTCAAACGACATCCAAATTTAAAATTTGTTGCCTTGCATTTTGCTGAGTATGCGAATGATTTAGAAAAAGCAGACAAACTCCTAACGGAAAATCCAAACGTATTTGTCGATGTTGCTGCTAGAATTGACGAATTAGGACGACAACCTTTTAAAACAAAGGCATTTTTTCAAAAATTTTCAGAAAGAATATTATTCGGAGTCGATGGGCCGCCTGATCGGGGGAAATTAGAAGTCTATTCTCGATTTTTAGAAACTAACGATGAGTATTTTGATTATTTTCCTCCTCACAAACCTCGGAAAGGTTTTTGGAAAATATATGGTCTAGGTTTGGATAAAACAACTTTGGAAAACGTATACTTTAAAAACGCGGAACGACTATTGAAAAAGTAA
- a CDS encoding response regulator, which translates to MPEEKLRENANIKIFIVEDDPIIFMHLEFMLKEKGYRIVGSEANGSNAIVNIKLSEPDIILMDVSIEGDIDGIETALIIRERFGIPVVFITSFFDEKTIARAKIATPFGYLIKPVSPKDLYIAIDISLYNHSMESKIKESEEWFHTSLQSISEGIITIDNDDNIKFINETAEKLLKVKKTIFGIPLTNIYNPVREPNTVFRNSHEYISFSDQQDYICLPQEDGSKIFLEETIRPIQNNKTENFLGKIIVFKDVTKKLILERKLVVRLNYEIGISNFSKVLLSPLTSIKNFNDSLRELISYLDMGRVTYYNFSKIDSETSFSIGEEAIINETVRSFPIIDRNFTTYIQSVISSLKTNQLIYGSWTASGDSIDSILEGRNTKSYILIPVFYQHSLAGFIFFEDTLQSRDWPEEDLQIFRIIGDLFSTFIERTRNENLIKNHRDYLEKLVEEKTSELQSAVKLAQAANVAKSEFLANMSHELRTPLNSIIGFSKLIRLPDEYKKEHEFLSYINSAGNHLLKLVNDILDISKMESGKMIIRKSKFDLYESLMNSIFILMPQATKKNMQILKPDPVECIFTGDEKRIRQVFLNLVSNAIKFTGENGIIEVRLRILDRFVEISIKDNGIGISLEHQKYIFDKFYQIGQVMYSEIEGTGLGLSISKYIVEGHGGVILLESMPGNGSQFTVRLPL; encoded by the coding sequence ATGCCTGAAGAAAAACTCCGAGAGAACGCAAACATTAAAATCTTTATCGTAGAAGATGATCCTATCATCTTTATGCATTTGGAGTTTATGTTAAAAGAGAAAGGATATCGAATAGTAGGAAGTGAAGCAAATGGTTCCAACGCTATCGTAAATATTAAACTTTCTGAACCTGATATCATTTTAATGGATGTTTCTATTGAAGGAGATATTGATGGAATTGAGACTGCTTTAATTATTCGAGAAAGATTTGGAATTCCAGTTGTATTTATTACTTCCTTTTTTGATGAAAAAACAATTGCCCGTGCTAAAATCGCTACACCCTTTGGATATCTTATCAAACCTGTTTCTCCTAAGGATCTATACATTGCTATCGATATTTCCCTCTATAATCACAGTATGGAGAGTAAAATTAAGGAAAGTGAGGAGTGGTTTCATACAAGTTTGCAAAGTATCAGTGAAGGAATTATAACAATAGACAATGATGATAATATAAAGTTTATAAACGAAACTGCTGAAAAACTTCTAAAAGTTAAAAAAACTATATTTGGAATACCTTTAACAAATATTTATAATCCTGTGCGAGAGCCGAATACAGTATTCAGAAACTCACATGAATATATTAGCTTTTCTGATCAACAGGATTATATCTGTTTGCCTCAAGAAGACGGCTCAAAAATATTTTTAGAAGAAACCATTCGTCCGATTCAGAATAATAAAACTGAGAATTTTCTTGGGAAAATAATCGTTTTTAAAGATGTAACAAAAAAATTAATCCTCGAACGTAAATTAGTAGTTCGTTTAAATTATGAAATTGGAATTAGTAATTTTTCGAAGGTTTTATTATCTCCGTTAACTAGTATAAAAAACTTCAATGATTCTTTACGAGAGCTTATTTCTTATTTAGATATGGGACGTGTAACGTATTATAATTTTTCAAAAATTGATTCAGAAACGTCTTTTTCGATAGGTGAAGAGGCTATTATAAATGAAACTGTTCGTTCATTTCCAATTATCGATAGAAATTTTACTACCTATATTCAAAGCGTAATTTCTTCCTTAAAAACTAACCAACTTATATATGGAAGTTGGACCGCTAGTGGTGATTCTATTGATTCAATTTTGGAAGGAAGAAATACAAAATCATATATACTTATTCCAGTTTTCTATCAACATTCCTTAGCGGGTTTTATTTTTTTTGAAGATACTTTACAATCAAGAGATTGGCCAGAAGAGGACTTACAAATTTTTCGAATTATTGGTGATCTTTTTTCTACTTTTATAGAAAGAACTCGAAATGAGAACTTGATAAAAAATCATAGAGATTATTTAGAAAAATTAGTAGAAGAAAAAACTAGTGAATTACAAAGCGCAGTAAAGTTAGCTCAAGCGGCTAACGTAGCTAAAAGTGAATTTTTAGCTAATATGAGTCATGAACTTAGAACTCCACTCAATTCAATTATTGGTTTTTCGAAATTAATTCGACTTCCTGATGAATATAAAAAGGAACACGAATTCCTTAGTTATATAAACAGTGCGGGTAATCATTTACTTAAATTAGTGAATGATATTTTGGATATTTCAAAAATGGAATCTGGAAAAATGATCATTAGAAAATCAAAATTTGATTTATATGAATCTTTAATGAATTCTATTTTCATTCTAATGCCACAAGCTACCAAAAAAAATATGCAAATCCTAAAACCCGACCCAGTTGAATGTATTTTTACCGGCGATGAAAAAAGGATTCGCCAAGTTTTTTTAAATTTGGTATCGAATGCAATTAAATTTACTGGTGAAAATGGAATAATAGAAGTAAGGCTTCGAATTTTAGATCGTTTTGTTGAAATATCTATTAAAGATAATGGAATAGGAATTAGCCTAGAACACCAGAAGTATATTTTTGATAAATTTTATCAAATTGGGCAAGTGATGTATTCTGAAATTGAAGGAACAGGGTTGGGACTTTCTATTTCTAAGTATATTGTAGAAGGGCATGGTGGGGTTATCCTTCTCGAAAGTATGCCAGGGAATGGCTCACAGTTTACAGTTAGGCTTCCTTTATAA
- a CDS encoding DUF1554 domain-containing protein — protein MKNLLILIFFVHCLKAEKSLLDINNSATGFSNLVLFQIIANGNSSSGIGSTDKIIFVTSTTFVGNLGGITGADLKCMNDANFPGTGIYKALLVDGVSRSSPLGSNVDWVLKPLYNYYNSGGALSFTANTQGIIPTGNLQNPIITSSARQIWTGLLADWTDATYTQNCQRWSMDDDGTSTLMGTVGRVGSSILSVSTTIFESSSIVCANAPANSKSLLCIEQ, from the coding sequence ATGAAAAATCTTTTAATTTTAATCTTTTTCGTTCATTGTCTGAAAGCGGAAAAATCTTTATTGGATATTAATAATAGTGCCACCGGATTTTCAAATTTGGTTTTATTTCAAATAATAGCCAATGGAAATAGCTCAAGTGGTATAGGTTCGACCGATAAAATAATATTTGTAACTTCCACAACATTCGTTGGAAATTTAGGCGGGATAACCGGAGCCGATTTAAAATGTATGAATGATGCTAACTTTCCGGGGACAGGAATTTACAAAGCTCTTTTAGTGGACGGAGTGAGTAGATCCTCTCCTTTAGGTTCTAATGTAGATTGGGTATTAAAACCTTTATACAATTATTATAATTCCGGTGGTGCTTTATCCTTTACAGCAAATACACAAGGAATTATTCCAACTGGAAATTTACAAAATCCTATTATTACTTCGAGTGCAAGGCAAATATGGACAGGTCTTTTAGCGGATTGGACGGATGCGACCTATACGCAAAATTGTCAAAGATGGTCAATGGATGATGATGGAACCTCTACGCTTATGGGTACAGTCGGGAGAGTTGGCTCGTCTATTCTAAGTGTTTCTACTACGATTTTTGAATCATCGTCTATCGTTTGTGCTAATGCGCCAGCTAATTCCAAAAGTTTACTTTGTATAGAGCAGTAA
- a CDS encoding porin OmpL1, giving the protein MIKMISKLSISFFLCSLLVSSLSASDEDFKNKGKARLIFGFGIQFDPNALGGTIIKDGLTSNQPTVDADGRYNGNQQAIIPDNRLQVLETITYGQISHKSSGPMTAGSLTLGYEKDVGDNFFWRAGLNLSTKIMGGHTTSTVAGYDWYDVTFHYKSAVVPVFFGIKLNVGQRSAFYMAPGVHYYQAQWQLKGTNDRQSLDIATNNLTQQVPVLAQGASPRVYKEDAAFKGHGFGMSWLMGVHTKVTESGYAFIEVETHFSYTMDSARSKSGGGTAALAPQPAYPVSVAGNVYRFGYKHEI; this is encoded by the coding sequence ATGATCAAAATGATCAGTAAATTATCTATATCGTTTTTTCTTTGTTCTTTATTAGTATCTTCTCTCTCTGCGAGCGATGAAGACTTCAAAAACAAAGGAAAAGCAAGACTCATATTTGGATTTGGTATTCAATTCGATCCAAACGCTTTAGGTGGAACAATCATAAAAGATGGTTTAACATCAAACCAACCAACGGTTGACGCAGATGGTCGATACAATGGAAATCAACAAGCCATAATCCCAGATAACCGATTGCAAGTATTGGAAACTATTACCTATGGGCAAATTTCCCATAAATCGTCCGGTCCGATGACTGCTGGAAGTTTAACTCTTGGATATGAAAAAGATGTCGGCGATAATTTCTTTTGGAGAGCGGGCTTAAACCTATCAACAAAAATAATGGGTGGACATACTACATCTACAGTAGCTGGTTATGATTGGTATGATGTTACATTCCATTATAAATCAGCAGTTGTTCCTGTATTTTTTGGAATTAAATTAAACGTTGGACAAAGATCTGCTTTTTATATGGCACCGGGCGTACATTATTACCAGGCTCAATGGCAATTAAAAGGAACAAATGATAGACAATCTTTAGATATTGCAACTAATAATTTAACTCAGCAAGTCCCAGTTCTAGCTCAAGGTGCAAGCCCAAGGGTTTATAAAGAAGATGCTGCGTTTAAAGGTCATGGATTTGGTATGAGCTGGCTCATGGGTGTACATACTAAAGTTACTGAAAGTGGTTACGCTTTTATCGAAGTAGAAACTCACTTCTCTTATACTATGGACAGTGCAAGATCTAAATCTGGTGGTGGAACAGCAGCATTGGCTCCTCAACCTGCTTATCCGGTTTCGGTTGCCGGAAACGTTTACAGATTCGGATACAAACACGAAATCTAA
- a CDS encoding STAS domain-containing protein: protein MELKFREKGQHKIVRLSGSLDIYTASKVKKDITQIIDEEECESVVFDMSEVQHMDSSGIALLANIQKKMKSGGNKFALLSPTNDIMGVLKLSSLDTFFTIYQNEMAI, encoded by the coding sequence ATGGAACTAAAATTTAGAGAAAAGGGACAACACAAAATCGTAAGATTAAGTGGAAGTCTTGATATTTATACTGCTTCAAAAGTAAAAAAAGATATTACACAAATTATCGACGAAGAAGAGTGTGAGTCCGTTGTTTTTGATATGTCGGAAGTGCAACATATGGATTCTTCTGGAATTGCGCTCCTTGCGAATATTCAAAAGAAAATGAAATCTGGAGGAAATAAATTTGCTCTTCTTTCTCCAACGAATGATATAATGGGAGTGCTAAAGTTATCTTCTTTGGATACTTTTTTTACTATTTATCAAAATGAAATGGCTATTTAA
- a CDS encoding metallophosphoesterase: MKIIYLTDIHDGLRGMKEVFQQTSPDIYMLSGDIIYKAFFSSDRIIEFCTYQEELEILAQNAGEDITPYDYATRVIRFSSKYSESVQQSCVRYRELFNQAAKTMKEKYQIIDRVIKSYAESPCILLPGNYDIDLQYTALYELDIHRKSIEYGGLKFSGYGGAPISTSGIPQKLAVKFHEYNKYGQSYSEPEDFFKEELPDIAMIHNPAYGFLDKIPGFGNIGSQGIRRYLDDAEKRPSLVVSGHVHEDQGVLKKGKTVFLNPSNFGPVESIYGFQHGGFFAEISFENKLVTSVGLYRLIDGKTSHLMEVNTTEKHLKLDYLNENSQITEEEFVRR; this comes from the coding sequence ATGAAAATAATCTATTTAACTGATATTCATGATGGCCTAAGAGGAATGAAAGAAGTATTCCAACAAACTTCCCCCGATATTTATATGCTCTCCGGTGATATTATCTATAAAGCTTTTTTTAGTAGTGATCGAATCATTGAATTTTGTACATACCAAGAAGAACTTGAAATTCTAGCCCAGAATGCAGGTGAAGATATAACCCCGTATGATTATGCAACACGCGTTATCCGCTTCTCTAGTAAGTATTCTGAATCTGTTCAACAATCTTGCGTACGTTACCGCGAATTATTTAATCAAGCGGCAAAAACAATGAAAGAAAAATACCAAATTATCGACCGTGTAATTAAGTCATATGCGGAATCTCCTTGTATTTTACTCCCGGGAAATTATGATATTGATTTGCAATACACAGCACTTTACGAATTGGACATTCACCGTAAATCGATCGAATATGGTGGATTAAAATTTTCTGGATACGGAGGTGCCCCTATTTCGACTTCCGGAATACCACAAAAACTGGCAGTTAAATTTCATGAGTACAACAAATACGGTCAATCCTATAGCGAACCGGAAGACTTTTTTAAAGAAGAACTTCCAGATATAGCCATGATTCATAATCCTGCTTACGGATTTTTAGATAAAATTCCCGGATTCGGAAATATTGGATCACAAGGAATTAGAAGATACTTAGACGATGCAGAAAAAAGACCAAGTTTAGTTGTTTCCGGTCACGTACATGAAGACCAAGGAGTATTAAAGAAAGGTAAAACAGTATTTTTAAACCCGTCCAACTTTGGTCCGGTTGAATCTATTTATGGATTTCAACATGGTGGATTTTTTGCTGAAATTTCTTTTGAAAACAAATTGGTAACATCTGTGGGTTTATACAGATTAATCGATGGGAAAACATCTCATTTAATGGAAGTGAATACAACAGAAAAACATTTAAAACTAGATTATTTAAATGAAAATTCACAAATAACGGAAGAAGAGTTCGTAAGAAGATAA
- the hisD gene encoding histidinol dehydrogenase: MAIKIKKISIKNKNEYSNILERAKGDISEAFDVVIPILKEVKEKGDVAIRHYTEKFDKIKLENFKFHTRELEVNIPEDWKSALEKAKSNIRQFHAAQLKTKTEIIVSGNRLGIKYTPVESVAVYAPGGKALYPSSVLMGAIPAKIAGVKNVSLITPPSKEGGLNPVLLYAAQIAGVDTIYTIGGAQGIAALAYGTDTVTKAEFIVGPGNRYVTAAKSYLAGVGQIGIESPAGPSEVLIIADNSANPEWVACDMLSQAEHGEDSVAILVTNSEELAKNVDLELKKALSARPKRKEMKERAIDENSYILIFPNIEECIEFSNIYAPEHLEIITENYESDFEKITHAGSVFLGKYSPVAMGDYISGTNHVLPTAGGSRIYSSLGVDTFLKRVTYQEIRRDSLKELYPFVKTLSEIEGLDEEHGTSVYLRTL, translated from the coding sequence ATGGCTATAAAAATTAAAAAAATCAGTATAAAAAATAAAAATGAATACTCGAATATTTTAGAACGTGCAAAGGGTGATATTTCGGAAGCATTTGATGTTGTAATTCCTATCTTAAAAGAAGTGAAAGAAAAAGGAGATGTGGCAATTCGTCATTATACTGAGAAATTTGATAAAATTAAATTAGAGAATTTTAAATTTCATACGAGAGAATTAGAAGTTAATATTCCTGAGGATTGGAAATCTGCATTAGAAAAAGCAAAATCGAATATTCGGCAATTTCACGCCGCACAACTCAAAACAAAAACAGAAATTATAGTCAGTGGAAATAGACTTGGTATTAAATATACTCCGGTCGAATCTGTTGCCGTATACGCTCCGGGAGGTAAGGCGCTTTATCCATCCTCTGTTTTAATGGGAGCAATTCCTGCAAAGATTGCCGGAGTAAAAAATGTATCTTTGATAACACCTCCCTCTAAAGAAGGCGGGTTAAATCCTGTGTTATTATATGCCGCGCAAATTGCAGGTGTAGATACGATTTACACTATAGGCGGAGCTCAAGGCATAGCCGCATTAGCCTATGGAACAGATACTGTTACAAAAGCAGAATTTATTGTTGGTCCCGGAAACCGTTATGTGACAGCTGCAAAATCTTATTTAGCTGGAGTGGGGCAGATTGGAATAGAAAGTCCGGCAGGACCAAGTGAAGTTTTAATTATTGCGGATAATTCTGCAAATCCAGAATGGGTTGCCTGTGATATGCTTTCGCAAGCAGAACACGGGGAAGATTCTGTTGCAATTCTAGTGACTAATTCGGAAGAACTTGCAAAAAATGTAGATTTGGAATTAAAAAAAGCATTATCCGCTAGACCAAAGCGCAAAGAAATGAAAGAGCGTGCGATTGATGAAAATAGTTATATATTAATATTTCCTAATATAGAAGAATGTATCGAATTTTCAAATATTTATGCACCAGAACATTTAGAAATCATTACTGAAAATTATGAATCTGATTTTGAAAAGATTACCCATGCCGGCTCTGTATTTTTAGGAAAATATTCTCCAGTTGCAATGGGGGATTATATTTCTGGGACTAATCACGTTTTGCCTACTGCCGGTGGTAGTAGAATATATTCGTCTTTAGGAGTTGATACTTTTTTAAAACGAGTGACTTACCAAGAAATTCGTCGCGATTCTCTAAAAGAGTTATATCCTTTTGTCAAAACACTTTCGGAAATCGAAGGACTTGACGAAGAACACGGAACTTCAGTGTATTTGCGGACTCTGTAG